Proteins from a genomic interval of Polaribacter sejongensis:
- a CDS encoding RagB/SusD family nutrient uptake outer membrane protein, with protein MKLNNNKILVILALSLSVFGCSDFLEDPIQYTSEEEVIDMRLNSRGLVEDIYTDYAFKYFEDFSVEYLTDNGVLNSSETNLATGYWGPTSNPYNYVWQQSYNNIRQVYQYITLVHDIGLPIFAEEGDEVRNENVIRRYYGEAHFLKAWAEWDLLKTFGGLATDGQMLGFPIVNGILENEAYATLKRNTYDECVAQIMKDLEVAIEYLPLTYTGNDLGLTATETGRASGLAAYALKAKVALMAASPAFNITNDITKWELAATYAQEVIVKNGGLKDLKAYNFSNVNNPDHIWRLRTGEKNNSLENRLYPPTLYGQGEVNPSQNLIAAFPDANGYPITDAMSGFDATTPYASRDKRFYKFIFYNGDQCFESETCTDYSPLEIYEGGLDNFGGFIANEGTKTGFYLKKFLSNLDFDPSSVDATTNLPKIYVQLGLTDIYLSYAEAANEAFGQPNAVPAGFNFSAKDVLAKVRKRAGLNTDPYLDITAANTDDFRKLVKNERRIELCFTAERFHDLRRWKDIVNTENVEGVSITKNADDTFTYQNKMVEERAYEAKNYYLPLPYSELLLNSNLKQNQGW; from the coding sequence ATGAAATTAAATAATAATAAAATATTAGTAATTTTAGCCTTGTCACTTTCTGTATTTGGATGTAGTGATTTCTTAGAAGATCCAATTCAATATACAAGTGAAGAGGAAGTTATAGATATGAGACTAAATTCTCGTGGTTTAGTAGAAGATATTTATACAGATTATGCATTTAAATATTTTGAAGATTTTTCTGTAGAATATTTAACAGATAATGGAGTATTAAATTCTAGTGAAACAAATTTAGCAACTGGTTATTGGGGGCCAACAAGTAACCCTTATAATTATGTATGGCAACAGTCTTACAATAACATCAGACAAGTATACCAATATATAACATTGGTACACGATATTGGTCTTCCAATTTTTGCGGAAGAAGGAGATGAAGTTAGAAACGAGAATGTAATTAGAAGGTATTATGGTGAAGCGCACTTTTTAAAAGCTTGGGCAGAATGGGATTTACTTAAAACTTTTGGAGGTCTTGCAACAGACGGACAGATGTTAGGTTTTCCTATTGTAAACGGCATTTTAGAAAATGAAGCATATGCTACTTTAAAAAGAAATACTTATGATGAATGTGTAGCTCAAATTATGAAAGATTTAGAGGTGGCTATCGAGTATCTGCCTCTTACTTATACAGGTAATGATCTTGGATTAACCGCAACAGAAACTGGTAGAGCAAGTGGTTTAGCAGCGTATGCATTAAAGGCTAAAGTGGCGTTAATGGCAGCAAGTCCTGCTTTTAATATAACTAACGATATAACAAAATGGGAGTTAGCAGCAACGTATGCACAAGAAGTAATTGTTAAAAACGGTGGTTTAAAAGATTTAAAGGCTTATAATTTTAGTAACGTAAATAATCCAGATCATATTTGGAGGTTGCGTACTGGTGAAAAAAATAATAGTTTAGAAAATCGTTTATACCCTCCAACTTTATATGGTCAAGGAGAAGTAAATCCGTCACAGAATTTAATAGCAGCTTTTCCAGATGCAAATGGGTATCCAATTACAGATGCTATGAGTGGTTTTGATGCAACGACACCGTACGCTTCTAGAGATAAAAGATTTTATAAGTTTATATTTTATAATGGAGACCAATGTTTCGAATCTGAAACATGTACGGATTACAGTCCTTTAGAAATTTATGAAGGAGGGTTAGATAACTTTGGTGGTTTTATAGCTAATGAAGGAACTAAAACAGGGTTTTATTTAAAAAAGTTTTTAAGTAATTTAGATTTCGATCCATCTTCTGTAGATGCTACTACAAACCTTCCTAAAATTTATGTTCAATTAGGGCTTACAGATATTTATTTATCTTATGCAGAAGCCGCAAATGAAGCTTTTGGTCAGCCAAATGCAGTACCAGCAGGTTTTAATTTCTCTGCTAAAGATGTTTTAGCTAAAGTAAGAAAAAGAGCAGGTTTAAATACCGATCCTTATTTAGATATTACAGCGGCAAATACTGATGACTTTAGAAAATTAGTTAAAAATGAAAGACGTATAGAGCTTTGTTTTACAGCAGAAAGATTCCATGATTTAAGAAGATGGAAAGATATTGTAAATACAGAAAATGTAGAAGGAGTAAGTATTACAAAAAATGCAGATGATACGTTTACGTACCAAAATAAAATGGTAGAGGAAAGAGCGTATGAAGCTAAAAATTACTACTTACCTTTACCTTATTCAGAGTTATTATTAAACTCTAACTTAAAACAAAACCAAGGATGGTAA
- a CDS encoding DUF1735 domain-containing protein codes for MNKSKLTTVTQFLMLVIIAGLGFSSCAYDDFVENEFDFTSVYLPYQQIDRTFIMGEGMRIGVGAVLGGRLDNTEDVEITFSLQDDLVNDAGLTVLPTSHYQLVDADGNPANNKITIPAGSSQGFVYVKADSINFLGDTESLGNKYALGFQLENVVKADSILSNLKSTMITFTYINQLYGKYIQKGSFVKEDGASSETLTYSGVITDEIEFTMAAPKTFVYNGLAEFRGGTQKMHVILADDNTITLESIAGSVAIIDDGGSIYNPDTREITLNYSFDYNGANYKASDVLEFRNRIVDGVNQTEI; via the coding sequence ATGAATAAAAGCAAGTTAACAACTGTTACCCAATTCTTAATGTTGGTAATAATTGCAGGATTAGGTTTTTCATCTTGTGCCTACGACGATTTTGTAGAAAATGAATTTGATTTTACATCTGTTTATTTACCTTATCAACAAATAGATAGAACCTTTATTATGGGCGAAGGAATGCGCATAGGTGTAGGGGCTGTTTTAGGAGGAAGATTAGATAATACAGAAGATGTAGAAATTACATTTTCTTTACAAGATGATTTAGTAAATGATGCAGGTTTAACAGTTTTACCAACTAGTCACTATCAATTAGTAGATGCAGATGGTAACCCAGCAAATAACAAGATTACAATTCCTGCAGGTAGTTCTCAAGGTTTTGTATATGTAAAAGCAGATTCTATTAATTTTCTTGGAGACACCGAGTCTTTAGGTAATAAATATGCTTTAGGTTTTCAATTAGAGAATGTTGTAAAAGCAGATTCTATTTTATCTAATTTAAAATCTACCATGATAACGTTTACTTATATAAACCAATTGTATGGTAAATACATTCAAAAAGGTAGCTTTGTAAAAGAGGATGGGGCAAGTTCAGAAACTTTAACATATTCTGGCGTTATAACAGATGAAATAGAATTTACTATGGCAGCACCTAAAACATTTGTTTATAATGGTCTTGCAGAGTTTAGAGGAGGAACACAAAAAATGCACGTTATATTAGCGGATGATAACACAATTACTTTAGAAAGTATTGCGGGTTCTGTTGCTATTATAGATGATGGAGGTTCTATTTACAATCCAGACACAAGAGAAATAACACTTAATTATTCTTTTGATTATAATGGTGCAAATTATAAAGCTTCGGATGTTTTAGAGTTTAGAAACAGAATTGTAGATGGTGTAAATCAAACAGAAATTTAA
- a CDS encoding T9SS type A sorting domain-containing protein, translating to MKKAIFTILVLVCCVNINGQNHTSEIYTNDMDYVLGDAKQAFIQDKIKTKEQADNLLQGFINLKVNGIRIPIYAEGLNPNKEMFDYFYTIAVEAGFPIFANPAQSSGGHRIACGVLNTTESLCDVKNDANATNILIERIKDFAAEYKCKWINAFNEDGRTNNPWTPSQMNTIYSSLYNNVNGAELIGSCAWGIPASIDVMNNTNIEDYITVAATHNLGFNHSSWPTFINLAKAKGLPVWDSEVNHNDAKGNGTRLEKALEYKVDGLVMYNLWNSINLTDGSVKSSGETLMALYLKPEAIPENIALTGTATQSSTNPQFNKPASLAIDGDTNGNYGSGSVTVTNNEENPWWQVDLGTEQKIGEIKVFNRTDACCADRMSNFTVSVLNSAGVSQISQTYTTHPNPSITFDAGGALGQIVKVQLNITQALTLAEVQVFAPDAPLSTENHLISNVNIYPNPVADKLVVSDPDAVFNQFTVYNINGQVIKSGKISSEKVEINTVKFSKGIYFIKLEGVKSSETHKIVKK from the coding sequence ATGAAAAAAGCAATTTTTACAATTTTAGTGCTGGTTTGTTGTGTGAATATCAACGGACAAAACCATACATCTGAAATCTACACAAATGATATGGATTATGTTCTAGGAGATGCTAAACAAGCATTTATTCAAGATAAAATTAAAACAAAAGAACAAGCAGATAATTTATTACAAGGTTTTATCAATCTTAAAGTTAATGGGATTCGTATTCCTATTTATGCCGAAGGATTGAACCCTAACAAAGAAATGTTCGATTATTTCTATACAATTGCTGTAGAAGCAGGTTTTCCAATTTTTGCAAATCCTGCACAATCTAGTGGAGGTCATAGAATAGCCTGTGGTGTTTTAAATACTACAGAAAGTTTATGTGATGTTAAAAATGATGCAAATGCAACTAATATTTTAATTGAAAGAATAAAAGACTTCGCTGCAGAGTATAAATGTAAATGGATTAATGCTTTTAATGAGGATGGAAGAACTAATAACCCTTGGACTCCTAGTCAAATGAATACTATTTATTCTTCTCTTTACAATAATGTAAACGGAGCAGAACTAATAGGTTCTTGTGCTTGGGGAATTCCTGCAAGTATAGATGTTATGAACAATACCAATATAGAAGATTATATAACAGTTGCAGCAACGCATAATTTAGGTTTTAATCATTCTTCTTGGCCAACATTTATCAATTTAGCAAAAGCAAAAGGATTGCCAGTTTGGGATTCTGAAGTAAACCATAACGATGCTAAAGGAAACGGTACTCGTTTAGAAAAAGCATTAGAATATAAAGTAGATGGTTTGGTAATGTACAATTTATGGAATAGCATTAATTTAACCGATGGTTCTGTAAAATCTAGTGGAGAAACTTTGATGGCATTGTATTTAAAGCCAGAAGCAATACCAGAAAATATTGCGCTTACGGGTACAGCTACACAATCTTCTACAAATCCACAGTTTAACAAACCAGCTTCCTTGGCAATAGATGGCGATACAAACGGTAATTATGGTAGTGGTTCTGTAACAGTTACAAATAATGAAGAAAACCCTTGGTGGCAAGTAGATTTGGGTACAGAACAAAAAATTGGTGAAATTAAAGTGTTTAACAGAACAGATGCATGTTGTGCTGATAGAATGTCTAACTTTACAGTATCTGTTCTTAATAGTGCAGGAGTATCACAGATTTCCCAAACATATACAACACATCCAAATCCTTCAATTACATTTGATGCAGGTGGTGCTCTAGGACAGATTGTAAAGGTTCAATTAAATATTACACAGGCATTAACTTTGGCTGAGGTACAAGTTTTTGCACCGGACGCACCTTTGTCTACAGAAAACCATCTAATTAGCAACGTAAATATTTATCCAAATCCAGTTGCAGATAAATTAGTTGTTTCAGATCCAGATGCTGTATTTAATCAATTTACAGTTTATAATATAAATGGACAGGTAATTAAAAGTGGTAAAATTTCTTCGGAAAAAGTTGAAATTAATACAGTTAAATTTTCTAAAGGAATTTATTTTATAAAATTAGAAGGAGTAAAATCTTCTGAAACACATAAAATAGTTAAAAAATAA
- a CDS encoding alpha-L-fucosidase produces the protein MKKIILTTLFCLTYLMSNGQQKKIWDETEQEKTERLAWWTNDRFGMFIHWGAYSLAARHEWVKTREKISDEDYQKYIDNFNPDLYNPQEWAKLAKAAGMKYAVITTKHHDGFTLFDSKYTEYKVTNTPYGKDAIREFVDAFRAEGIKIGFYYSIIDWKHPDYTIDRIHPLAPKNEKEYKTINKNRDMGVYREYLKNQVTEILTNYGQVDMLWLDYSIPGKHGKNKDDWGSVELMKLIRKLQPGIIVNDRLDIQDYAGGWDFTTPEQFKVTEWPTYEGKKIPWETCQTFSGSWGYYRDELTWKDNKQLLVLLIESVSKGGNVLLNVGPTGRGEIDYRAEGALLKMGDWMKYNGRAIYGCTQAPEEFETPENSILTYNPTTNRLYIHLIDYPLQNFTLKGMKGKIKYVQFLHDMSEIQIKNPHGAWGKKDLAAQDVNLRLPVTKPNVEIPVIEIILN, from the coding sequence ATGAAAAAAATTATTCTAACCACCTTATTTTGCCTTACCTATTTAATGTCTAACGGGCAACAAAAGAAAATATGGGATGAAACCGAGCAAGAAAAAACAGAAAGATTAGCTTGGTGGACCAACGATCGTTTTGGAATGTTTATCCATTGGGGAGCTTATTCTCTTGCAGCTAGACATGAATGGGTAAAAACGCGTGAAAAAATTTCTGATGAAGACTACCAGAAATACATAGATAATTTTAATCCTGATTTATACAACCCGCAAGAATGGGCAAAATTAGCAAAAGCAGCAGGAATGAAATATGCTGTAATTACCACAAAGCATCATGACGGGTTTACGTTATTCGATTCTAAATACACGGAATATAAAGTAACAAATACCCCGTATGGTAAAGATGCCATAAGGGAATTTGTAGATGCTTTTAGAGCTGAAGGAATAAAAATTGGTTTTTACTATTCAATTATCGACTGGAAACATCCAGATTACACTATTGATAGAATACATCCATTAGCACCAAAAAACGAGAAAGAGTATAAAACTATCAATAAAAATCGTGATATGGGTGTTTATCGCGAATACCTAAAAAATCAAGTTACAGAAATTTTAACCAATTACGGACAAGTAGATATGCTTTGGTTAGATTATTCAATTCCTGGAAAGCACGGAAAAAATAAGGACGATTGGGGTTCTGTAGAATTAATGAAACTAATTAGAAAACTACAACCAGGTATTATTGTAAATGATAGATTAGACATACAAGATTATGCTGGTGGATGGGATTTTACAACACCAGAACAATTTAAGGTAACCGAATGGCCAACGTATGAAGGTAAAAAAATTCCTTGGGAAACCTGCCAAACATTTAGTGGTTCTTGGGGATATTATAGAGATGAACTTACATGGAAAGATAATAAGCAACTATTAGTATTATTAATTGAGTCTGTGAGTAAAGGAGGTAATGTGTTGTTAAATGTTGGTCCAACAGGAAGAGGAGAAATAGATTATCGAGCGGAGGGTGCCTTATTAAAAATGGGAGATTGGATGAAATATAATGGACGTGCAATTTACGGATGTACACAAGCCCCAGAAGAATTTGAAACCCCAGAAAACTCTATTTTAACCTATAACCCAACTACGAATAGACTTTATATTCATTTAATAGATTATCCATTACAAAACTTTACCTTAAAAGGGATGAAAGGAAAAATAAAGTACGTTCAGTTCTTGCATGATATGTCAGAAATTCAAATTAAAAATCCTCATGGAGCTTGGGGGAAAAAAGACTTGGCAGCGCAAGATGTAAACTTAAGACTTCCTGTTACTAAACCAAATGTTGAGATTCCGGTAATTGAAATCATTTTAAATTAA
- a CDS encoding T9SS type A sorting domain-containing protein produces the protein MKTKITFLFFLVFTLTQFGQSNTCNSVVNDMFDEAGSIPTEWTEYNTTGNVTVDSGQLKFDFNATLPAAYRTFTAVSENVIFSFDVSASKTYSRCHVNLISATGKYLSTIDVGAKSSSIKFATTMSEGVPSSFSDGSSKITLIKNTIYTLSASVNFTTQTVDYYADGALIMLDVPFLETANDVTKVDIQSLFMYNNNGNFNFDNITVSISNEGRLLLSNAVRNSESILNAAAIGTEGGEYAQSDYDIFQTAINTAIEVENNCAANQSELSKSLEDLNTALTNFEASSVPFVQSVSINALDTKQKVLMMGGDMVRNAHNIQEAPNKEEIVDWLIKDIPFNTYRVKYDKTQELVEGNKKLDSVYGDMILTMKMMLKVNPELKFFAHMRSDYHGYGQGNKNNLPTFIYDYEYVSATDSFLGTKYFDAVKYGLFLADYVAYMSDNGVPITYLATSKEWSVVTAEIAKTTIETLISTLAERGVAMPLIIDPGSWSLSKGVSTVNAYVAKDVNKYVYGYSSHNYNGGDTTTWTDFGDAVKSAGKLSFDDESSHGGGGQTTEAEVPITKVLFQYTDRANMYAGGIQGECFFDLSVKANNFNKYFARPIVYTASQNGRRMRSYYIMKKFAENAVDATYVSQTLNNFEDVVSMAFLKDDKMVFWIVNSSETAYSDFSININNLGLKAGMNIQQIYWDDTALITGNENSIEANSDNQFKANIAPLSISYFMIDPKAALSTENHQISNVNIYPNPVADKLVVSDPDAVFNQFTVYNINGQVIKSGEISSEKVEINTSKLSKGFYFLKLEGIKTSETHKIIKK, from the coding sequence ATGAAAACAAAAATTACTTTTCTCTTTTTTCTGGTTTTTACACTTACTCAATTTGGGCAATCCAATACTTGTAACAGTGTTGTTAATGATATGTTTGATGAAGCCGGATCTATACCTACAGAATGGACAGAGTACAATACTACTGGCAATGTAACTGTAGATTCGGGGCAATTAAAGTTTGATTTTAATGCAACACTACCAGCTGCCTATAGAACTTTTACAGCTGTTTCAGAAAATGTAATTTTCTCTTTTGATGTATCGGCAAGTAAAACCTATTCTCGTTGTCATGTAAATTTAATTTCTGCTACAGGTAAGTATTTGTCAACAATAGATGTTGGCGCTAAATCATCAAGTATAAAATTTGCAACTACCATGTCAGAAGGTGTTCCTAGTAGTTTTTCTGATGGTTCATCCAAAATAACTTTAATTAAAAATACTATTTATACACTTTCTGCCAGCGTAAACTTTACCACACAAACAGTAGATTATTATGCGGACGGTGCATTAATAATGTTAGATGTTCCGTTTTTAGAAACGGCTAATGATGTAACTAAAGTAGATATTCAATCATTATTTATGTATAACAATAATGGTAATTTCAATTTTGATAATATTACAGTTTCTATCAGTAATGAAGGCCGATTATTACTTTCAAATGCAGTAAGAAATTCGGAATCTATTCTTAATGCTGCCGCAATTGGTACTGAAGGAGGAGAATATGCTCAAAGTGATTATGATATATTTCAGACTGCTATAAACACAGCTATTGAGGTAGAAAATAACTGTGCTGCTAATCAATCAGAATTAAGTAAGTCACTTGAAGATTTAAACACAGCACTTACAAATTTTGAAGCTTCTAGTGTTCCGTTTGTACAATCTGTTAGTATAAACGCATTAGATACCAAGCAAAAAGTATTAATGATGGGTGGAGATATGGTTCGTAATGCACATAACATTCAAGAAGCCCCAAATAAAGAAGAAATAGTAGATTGGTTAATTAAAGACATTCCTTTTAATACGTACAGAGTTAAGTATGATAAAACACAAGAATTGGTTGAAGGAAATAAAAAATTAGACAGCGTTTATGGCGATATGATTTTAACCATGAAAATGATGTTAAAAGTAAATCCAGAGCTTAAGTTTTTTGCTCACATGAGATCTGATTATCATGGTTACGGACAAGGGAATAAAAACAATTTACCAACTTTTATTTATGATTATGAATACGTTAGTGCTACAGATAGTTTTTTAGGAACAAAATATTTTGATGCCGTTAAATACGGACTCTTTTTAGCAGATTATGTAGCATATATGAGTGATAATGGAGTGCCTATAACTTATTTGGCAACTTCTAAAGAATGGTCTGTAGTAACCGCAGAAATTGCAAAAACTACTATAGAAACTTTAATTAGCACTTTAGCTGAAAGAGGTGTTGCTATGCCTTTGATAATAGACCCAGGCTCATGGTCTTTAAGTAAAGGAGTTAGTACCGTTAATGCTTATGTTGCTAAGGATGTTAATAAATATGTGTACGGTTATAGTAGCCATAATTATAACGGAGGAGATACTACAACATGGACCGATTTTGGTGATGCCGTAAAAAGTGCTGGGAAGCTTTCTTTTGATGATGAATCTTCCCATGGAGGTGGCGGACAAACCACAGAAGCAGAAGTGCCAATTACAAAAGTATTGTTTCAATATACAGATCGTGCTAATATGTATGCAGGCGGAATTCAAGGAGAATGTTTTTTTGATTTAAGTGTAAAAGCCAATAATTTTAATAAGTATTTTGCCAGACCAATTGTTTATACGGCGTCTCAAAACGGTAGACGAATGAGATCGTATTACATCATGAAAAAATTTGCAGAAAATGCAGTTGATGCAACGTATGTAAGTCAAACCCTTAATAATTTTGAAGATGTTGTTTCCATGGCATTTCTTAAAGATGATAAAATGGTGTTTTGGATAGTGAATTCCAGTGAAACTGCATATTCAGATTTTTCAATAAACATCAATAATTTGGGGTTGAAAGCAGGCATGAATATTCAACAAATTTATTGGGATGATACAGCGCTAATTACGGGTAATGAAAATAGTATAGAAGCAAATTCAGACAATCAATTTAAAGCAAATATAGCACCGCTTAGTATTAGTTATTTTATGATAGACCCAAAAGCGGCGTTATCTACAGAAAATCATCAGATTAGCAATGTAAATATATATCCAAATCCAGTTGCAGATAAATTAGTTGTTTCAGATCCAGATGCAGTATTTAACCAATTTACAGTTTATAATATAAATGGACAGGTAATTAAAAGCGGTGAAATTTCATCAGAAAAAGTTGAAATAAATACCAGTAAACTTTCTAAAGGATTTTATTTTCTAAAATTAGAAGGCATAAAAACTTCTGAAACACATAAGATAATTAAAAAGTAA
- a CDS encoding T9SS type A sorting domain-containing protein: protein MKTKITFIFFLLFTLTYFAQTNPCGTVVNDTFIGTGALPSEWTEYNTSGSVTVTDGKLKFEHSNQKPAAYRTITPITSNANFSFEVNASRNSVNCQIHLVSSTGKHLTTISVGKGTASIKIATAMENGVPGGFVEGTPQVTLIKDTDYKISTKIDFTTQKVNFYNDGALVYEGAPFLEAAEDIAKLDIQLLYMYSNTGQFYFDNITFFTSEAHQLLSEEIIIANAMLDTAVIGTNSREYSQNDYDVFKTAINTAISVEQNCSASQSEVNQALENLKGAMVNFKASAVPFDGTIDIDALDIEQKIVMMGGDMERNAPALLDAPDPQEIVDWYFKDIPLNTFRVKYDKKQEMTEGVVDMDGTYAEQVMSMKLILKTNPNIKFFATMKSDYNGYSQGNRNNLPTFIYDYDVTEGVTTGTKSFDGVKYGRFLADYIEYMSDNEVPISYLSTSKEWTQVMTAARAKMAIESLISNLAARGIAMPLIVDSGAWSLNQGIQTVNTYISNNVDQYAYAYSAHKYGGNNTWSQYGNAVKKTGKMFFNDEASHGAGGQITEWEVPIAGTLDKYADKCDGYASGLNGEMLFEVWMKNTNFNQYYSRPVVFTATESRRMRSYFIFKKFAENAVDANYVNQALNKFEDVSSMAFVKDNKMALWIVNSSESDYSGFSINVSNLGLKEGMKVQQVYWDDATAIEGAEINITSNANNQFKANIAPLSISCFVIDINSELSTNNHQISNVNIYPNPVADKLMISAPNAAFKQYTIYNLNGQVMSRSKINTKEIEVNVTKLSTGIYLLKLDVDQTSETHKIIKK, encoded by the coding sequence ATGAAAACAAAAATTACTTTTATCTTTTTTCTTCTTTTTACGTTAACCTACTTTGCACAAACCAATCCTTGTGGTACTGTTGTTAATGATACGTTTATTGGAACAGGAGCTTTGCCTTCTGAATGGACAGAATACAATACATCTGGCAGTGTTACTGTTACGGATGGTAAGTTAAAGTTTGAGCATAGTAATCAAAAACCTGCTGCTTACAGAACTATTACTCCAATAACAAGTAATGCTAATTTTTCTTTTGAAGTAAATGCTTCTCGTAACTCTGTAAATTGTCAGATTCACTTGGTGTCCTCAACAGGAAAACACCTAACAACTATTTCAGTTGGTAAAGGGACAGCATCCATAAAAATTGCAACAGCAATGGAAAATGGAGTTCCAGGAGGTTTTGTAGAAGGAACACCACAAGTAACTTTAATTAAGGATACAGATTACAAGATTTCAACTAAAATAGATTTTACAACACAAAAAGTAAATTTTTATAATGATGGCGCATTGGTTTATGAAGGTGCTCCTTTCTTAGAAGCGGCAGAAGATATTGCCAAATTAGATATTCAATTATTGTATATGTATTCTAATACTGGACAATTCTATTTCGATAATATTACTTTTTTTACAAGTGAAGCTCATCAATTATTGTCAGAAGAAATAATTATAGCGAATGCTATGCTAGATACTGCTGTTATTGGTACCAACAGTAGAGAATATTCACAGAATGATTATGATGTTTTTAAAACAGCTATAAATACCGCAATTTCGGTAGAGCAAAACTGTTCTGCTAGTCAATCTGAAGTAAACCAAGCTCTTGAAAATTTAAAAGGTGCAATGGTAAATTTTAAAGCTTCTGCTGTTCCATTTGACGGAACAATAGATATTGATGCTTTAGACATTGAACAAAAAATTGTAATGATGGGTGGAGATATGGAGCGTAATGCTCCTGCCTTATTAGATGCTCCCGATCCACAAGAAATAGTAGACTGGTATTTTAAGGATATTCCATTAAATACTTTTAGAGTTAAATATGATAAAAAACAAGAAATGACTGAGGGTGTTGTTGATATGGATGGTACTTATGCAGAACAAGTTATGAGTATGAAACTGATACTTAAAACAAATCCTAATATTAAATTTTTTGCTACCATGAAATCAGATTATAATGGGTATAGCCAAGGAAACAGAAATAATTTACCAACATTTATTTATGATTATGATGTTACAGAAGGAGTTACTACAGGAACAAAATCATTTGATGGGGTTAAATATGGTCGTTTTTTAGCAGATTATATAGAGTATATGAGTGATAATGAAGTACCGATAAGCTATTTATCAACCTCTAAAGAATGGACACAAGTAATGACGGCAGCTAGAGCTAAAATGGCAATTGAATCTTTAATTAGTAATTTGGCTGCTAGAGGTATTGCTATGCCATTGATTGTAGATTCTGGTGCTTGGTCACTAAATCAAGGTATTCAAACAGTTAATACATATATTTCTAATAATGTAGATCAATATGCTTATGCCTATTCAGCACATAAATATGGAGGAAATAATACATGGTCTCAATATGGCAATGCCGTAAAAAAAACAGGAAAAATGTTTTTTAATGATGAAGCATCTCACGGTGCAGGTGGTCAAATTACAGAATGGGAGGTGCCAATAGCTGGTACTTTAGATAAGTATGCAGACAAATGTGATGGCTATGCAAGTGGTCTTAATGGTGAAATGCTTTTTGAAGTTTGGATGAAAAACACCAACTTTAATCAGTATTACTCAAGGCCAGTAGTTTTTACAGCAACAGAAAGTAGACGTATGAGATCTTATTTTATCTTTAAAAAATTTGCAGAAAATGCTGTTGATGCTAACTATGTAAATCAAGCACTTAATAAATTCGAAGATGTGTCTTCTATGGCTTTTGTTAAAGACAATAAAATGGCACTATGGATTGTAAATTCTAGTGAGTCAGATTATTCTGGTTTTTCAATAAACGTTAGTAATTTAGGGTTGAAAGAAGGAATGAAGGTCCAGCAAGTTTATTGGGACGATGCTACAGCAATTGAAGGAGCTGAGATTAATATTACCTCGAATGCAAATAACCAGTTTAAAGCAAATATAGCACCTCTAAGTATTAGCTGTTTTGTCATCGATATAAATTCAGAACTGTCTACAAATAATCATCAAATTAGTAACGTAAATATTTATCCAAACCCTGTGGCAGATAAGTTAATGATATCCGCCCCAAATGCAGCATTTAAGCAATATACAATTTACAATCTTAACGGACAGGTAATGAGTAGAAGTAAAATAAATACCAAAGAAATTGAGGTTAATGTAACGAAGCTTTCAACAGGAATTTATCTTCTAAAATTAGATGTAGATCAAACTTCTGAAACACATAAAATTATTAAAAAGTAA